The following are from one region of the Actinomyces sp. oral taxon 897 genome:
- a CDS encoding DUF3107 domain-containing protein — protein MQVTLGIKHSTRELTLETSASQNEILSSLANAATANITLSDDKGRKVFVPAGSLAYVEIGEAEPRRVGFGI, from the coding sequence ATGCAGGTCACCCTCGGTATTAAGCACTCCACCCGCGAGCTCACCCTGGAGACCTCAGCCTCCCAGAACGAGATCCTCTCCTCCCTGGCCAACGCCGCCACCGCCAACATCACCCTGAGCGACGACAAGGGTCGCAAGGTCTTCGTGCCCGCGGGCTCACTGGCCTACGTGGAGATCGGGGAGGCCGAGCCCCGGCGCGTCGGCTTCGGCATCTGA
- a CDS encoding low temperature requirement protein A has protein sequence MSQPSRENDDPGTAGRTPPAGSAPAPAPALPPSAHQAVTFLELFFDLVWVFAISQLSEHLLEHQTWRGAGQTLVMTLAMFVIWSFTAYESTMVLARKDEARWVVLAVMAGGLVMNASISGAFEDASWAFVVPLVLIQVGRSAMTRTHDVYASLRRHRVSVIIWAVVSAVPWGLGALAEPEHRLLWWLAAVVIDVVGMWSVHPVPGRHHRDFSEVRFDVEHQVERCRLFLIICLGEGVLTTGRSIAADPQDPARLAAGLAAFAVLVGVWYLFFGTGTDEVDARLVAEHGELAMGRLATNGQQVLVIGLIAFAVSAEIVVADPHEPLTAAAAALLAGGIVICLVAFWGFLALLTGRRLWPPLAAGAAGLGGVVAVCWAAALPGVLVMAATAVCLAGTGMWYKRDAADAMRTVGA, from the coding sequence TTGAGCCAGCCCAGCCGTGAGAACGACGACCCCGGGACCGCCGGCCGCACGCCGCCTGCCGGCTCCGCGCCCGCCCCGGCCCCCGCGCTGCCGCCCTCCGCCCACCAGGCGGTGACCTTCCTCGAGCTCTTCTTCGACCTGGTGTGGGTCTTCGCGATCTCCCAGCTCTCCGAGCACCTCCTGGAGCACCAGACGTGGCGCGGGGCGGGCCAGACCCTCGTCATGACCCTGGCCATGTTCGTCATCTGGTCCTTCACCGCCTACGAGTCCACCATGGTCCTGGCCCGCAAGGACGAGGCCCGCTGGGTCGTGCTGGCGGTCATGGCCGGGGGACTGGTGATGAACGCCTCGATCAGCGGCGCCTTCGAGGACGCCTCGTGGGCCTTCGTGGTTCCCCTGGTGCTCATCCAGGTGGGCCGCAGCGCCATGACCCGCACCCACGACGTCTACGCCTCGCTGCGCCGCCACCGCGTCTCCGTGATCATCTGGGCCGTCGTCTCCGCGGTGCCCTGGGGCCTGGGGGCCCTGGCCGAGCCGGAGCACCGTCTGCTCTGGTGGCTGGCTGCCGTGGTGATCGACGTCGTCGGCATGTGGAGCGTGCACCCCGTGCCCGGGCGCCACCACCGGGACTTCTCCGAGGTGCGCTTCGACGTCGAGCACCAGGTCGAGCGCTGCCGCCTGTTCCTCATTATCTGCCTGGGGGAGGGCGTGCTCACCACCGGGCGCTCCATCGCCGCGGACCCGCAGGACCCTGCGCGGCTGGCCGCGGGGCTGGCCGCGTTCGCGGTGCTCGTCGGCGTGTGGTACCTGTTCTTCGGCACGGGGACGGACGAGGTCGACGCCCGGCTCGTGGCCGAGCACGGCGAGCTGGCCATGGGCAGGCTGGCCACGAACGGTCAGCAGGTGCTGGTCATCGGGCTCATCGCCTTCGCGGTGAGCGCCGAGATCGTTGTCGCCGATCCCCACGAGCCGCTCACGGCGGCCGCCGCCGCCCTGCTGGCGGGTGGGATCGTCATCTGCCTGGTGGCCTTCTGGGGCTTCCTGGCGCTCCTGACCGGGCGCCGCCTCTGGCCGCCTCTGGCCGCGGGGGCCGCGGGGCTGGGTGGCGTCGTCGCCGTCTGCTGGGCGGCCGCCCTGCCCGGCGTGCTCGTCATGGCGGCCACGGCGGTCTGCCTGGCAGGTACCGGCATGTGGTACAAGCGTGACGCGGCTGACGCCATGCGCACAGTGGGTGCGTGA
- a CDS encoding nucleotidyltransferase domain-containing protein yields MPSDPYPADLRSASPDAVAHAVRHELDLLEEAEGARVLLAVESGSRAWGFESPDSDFDVRLVYVRPVEHYLRLDPVRDVLEWRLDEVLDVSGWDLDKSLRLARGANPSFFEWLASPVIYDEDPAFAAVRDLAAECFSPAASARHYLSMATGQLVACQGETVPLKKYLYTVRALLAARWVVAERRPAPMRLKDLVDAGLEGPVRGPLKDVLADKAVSGERDGHPRVPELDAWLQTTLAELTDVVADLATAPKVPWERLNEVFLAVVRSAQAG; encoded by the coding sequence GTGCCGTCCGACCCGTATCCCGCCGACCTGCGCTCCGCCAGTCCCGACGCCGTCGCCCACGCCGTCCGCCACGAGCTCGACCTCCTTGAGGAGGCCGAGGGGGCGCGGGTCCTGCTAGCCGTGGAGTCCGGCAGCCGGGCCTGGGGCTTTGAGTCCCCCGACTCCGACTTCGACGTCCGCCTCGTCTACGTCCGTCCCGTGGAGCACTACCTGCGCCTGGATCCGGTGCGTGACGTCCTGGAGTGGCGGCTCGACGAGGTCCTCGACGTCAGCGGCTGGGACCTGGACAAGTCCCTGCGCCTGGCGCGCGGGGCCAACCCCTCCTTCTTCGAGTGGCTCGCCTCCCCGGTCATCTACGACGAGGACCCCGCCTTCGCCGCCGTGCGCGACCTGGCCGCCGAGTGCTTCTCACCGGCCGCCTCCGCCCGCCACTACCTGAGCATGGCCACCGGCCAGCTCGTCGCCTGCCAGGGTGAGACGGTGCCCCTCAAGAAGTACCTGTACACGGTGCGCGCGCTCCTGGCCGCCCGCTGGGTGGTGGCCGAGCGCAGGCCCGCCCCCATGCGTCTCAAGGACCTGGTTGACGCCGGGCTCGAGGGCCCCGTACGCGGGCCCCTTAAGGACGTCCTGGCGGACAAGGCCGTCTCAGGGGAGCGTGACGGGCACCCGCGCGTCCCGGAGCTCGACGCCTGGCTGCAGACCACCCTCGCCGAGCTGACCGACGTCGTCGCCGACCTCGCGACCGCACCCAAGGTGCCCTGGGAACGTCTCAACGAGGTCTTCCTCGCCGTGGTGCGCTCCGCCCAGGCCGGGTGA
- a CDS encoding DHA2 family efflux MFS transporter permease subunit: protein MPTFERRLDARLVIAVVAVGITSFAGVVVETAMNIAFPALMKEFGVSTSTVQWVTTGYLLVLAAIMPVSSFLHRRLRTRTLFALAMAAFLAGTVMCAAAPHFSLLVLGRLVQGVGTGIALPLMFNMVLEQVPLEHLGTMMGVATLITAVAPAVGPSFGGYLIGALGWRSVFIVLLPFLVIAAVLGLLTIRQATRPRSDAVFSPLQFLVMAAGFTALVLATNAAGQTGWTSPRVLGLLALALVLVAAFCVLSSRSERPLIRIRIFADRTYTLSVVYVVLIQAVVLALGYLIPYYAQVSASMGSFAAGCLLLPGCVLGACLTPLGGRVLDRLGPARPILTGAVCGVLAMALFAAVGVDVPAPWLALVYVIMPLCQGLSVSNSMTNGLRSLPDHLQADGNAAFNTIQQLGGAVGTAVATAVVNAAQSADPDDLAAATRSGTHTGFVVLLVLAVLALAAAASVFVSPVADRRTARGARHG from the coding sequence GTGCCCACCTTTGAACGCAGGCTCGACGCCCGCCTCGTTATCGCCGTCGTCGCCGTCGGCATCACCTCCTTCGCCGGGGTCGTGGTCGAGACCGCCATGAACATCGCCTTCCCGGCCCTCATGAAGGAGTTCGGCGTCTCCACCTCCACCGTCCAGTGGGTCACCACCGGCTACCTCCTGGTCCTGGCGGCGATTATGCCGGTCTCCTCCTTCCTCCACCGGCGCCTGCGCACCAGGACCCTGTTCGCCCTGGCCATGGCGGCCTTCCTGGCTGGCACGGTCATGTGCGCCGCCGCCCCGCACTTCTCCCTGCTCGTCCTCGGCCGCCTCGTCCAGGGCGTGGGCACCGGCATAGCCCTGCCGCTCATGTTCAACATGGTCCTGGAGCAGGTGCCCCTGGAGCACCTGGGCACCATGATGGGCGTGGCCACCCTCATTACCGCCGTCGCCCCCGCCGTCGGGCCCTCCTTCGGCGGCTACCTCATTGGCGCCCTCGGCTGGAGGTCGGTGTTTATCGTCCTGCTGCCCTTCCTGGTCATCGCCGCCGTCCTGGGCCTGCTGACCATCCGGCAGGCCACCCGGCCCCGGTCCGACGCCGTCTTCAGCCCCCTGCAGTTCCTGGTCATGGCCGCCGGCTTCACCGCCCTGGTGCTGGCCACGAACGCCGCCGGGCAGACGGGGTGGACCAGCCCCCGGGTCCTGGGGCTGCTCGCCCTGGCGCTCGTCCTCGTCGCCGCCTTCTGCGTCCTGTCGTCCCGCTCCGAGCGCCCGCTCATCCGCATCCGGATCTTCGCCGACCGCACCTACACCCTCAGCGTGGTCTACGTCGTCCTCATCCAGGCGGTCGTGCTCGCCCTGGGCTACCTCATCCCCTACTACGCCCAGGTCAGCGCCTCCATGGGCTCCTTCGCCGCCGGGTGCCTCCTGCTGCCCGGCTGCGTCCTGGGCGCGTGCCTGACCCCCCTGGGCGGCCGTGTCCTGGACCGGCTGGGCCCGGCCCGCCCCATCCTGACCGGTGCCGTCTGCGGCGTGCTCGCCATGGCCCTGTTCGCCGCCGTCGGCGTGGACGTCCCCGCCCCCTGGCTCGCCCTCGTCTACGTCATTATGCCGCTGTGCCAGGGGCTGTCGGTGTCCAACTCCATGACCAACGGCCTACGCTCCCTGCCCGACCACCTCCAGGCCGACGGCAACGCCGCCTTCAACACCATCCAGCAGCTCGGCGGCGCCGTCGGCACGGCCGTGGCCACCGCCGTGGTCAACGCCGCCCAGAGCGCGGACCCTGACGACCTGGCCGCCGCCACCCGCAGCGGTACGCACACGGGGTTCGTCGTGCTCCTCGTCCTGGCCGTCCTCGCCCTGGCCGCCGCGGCCAGTGTCTTCGTCAGCCCCGTCGCCGACCGTCGTACTGCGCGCGGGGCCCGCCACGGTTAG